In Daucus carota subsp. sativus chromosome 4, DH1 v3.0, whole genome shotgun sequence, one DNA window encodes the following:
- the LOC108218259 gene encoding TORTIFOLIA1-like protein 2, with protein MMKAKTRGTSRVSNNPQQMIFELKHRVVIALNKLADRDTFQIGIDELEKTIQRLTPDEVPPFLYCILDVDSAQKSAVRRECIRLIGVLASFHEDQISSHLGKIVVGVVKRLKDPDSVVREACVETMGVLAVKLGGIESGEGDGVFVALVKPLFEILGEQNKQVQSGSALCLARVIDNTAYPPTTILHRMLIRTVKFLKNPHFLAKPAVIELNRSIIQAGGASTPNSLSAAMTSIQEALKSSDWVTRKAASAALGEIASSGGANYSSLKSSCICALESCRFDKVKPVRDTVLHALHLWRSLIGSDTPACSDTGSSLKETFSGGGYGDISSTSESTTKAVTFTKGGCDSVKKRSPLSLQKVGQKTKEFSHSYKENDWQVEIAVPKNHNSYLSDTHNEESEGSSVTKTFESTSNDISSTQYIGFEYVPVDDKQESSSVSNVTNDKFETKLVPTFHNSRLRDPVVTETGIGKQFLNGEVSADQQNRKEIRGSLDSVVTMSSSQTISTCCLQTANDMIMVRKHLLEIENKQSELLDMLKVFTTNTAETLSMIQLKVSGLEDVVGKMSQLNGGRCYDLSASKLSKRSTTLVSPRLSVCTPRPSVEICNKQPPLPKRGNEFCEEKTSGRSKLRSSTEQGVSMWTESRNSAAEGTHKSSRQGVGGNQTKNLGSAANARHYSSEPKDSPWTLVIGHLSKGDLDAAYTEAVRSGDDLVLIELLEKTGPVLEDLSQKTANDVLRTLATYFLEQRFINSMIPWLQQVVDLSTLHGPNYLALSAKARREFLFAIQEAVNIDFSSSAERRSVTQLVMNLHQIWGKCS; from the exons ATGATGAAGGCAAAAACCAGAGGAACTTCTAGGGTTAGTAACAATCCACAACAGATGATTTTCGAGCTTAAGCATCGCGTAGTTATCGCTTTAAACAAGCTTGCAGATCGCGATACTTTCCAAATTGGAATCGACGAGCTCGAGAAGACTATCCAGCGTCTCACGCCTGATGAGGTTCCTCCTTTCTTGTACTGCATTCTCGACGTTGATTCCGCGCAGAAGAGCGCTGTTCGTAGGGAATGTATTAGACTTATAGGCGTTTTAGCTTCGTTTCATGAGGATCAGATTAGTTCACATCTAGGCAAAATTGTAGTTGGCGTTGTGAAGCGGCTTAAGGATCCTGATTCGGTTGTGAGAGAGGCGTGTGTGGAGACTATGGGAGTTTTAGCGGTTAAATTGGGGGGAATTGAGAGTGGTGAAGGTGATGGAGTGTTTGTTGCGCTAGTGAAGCCTCTTTTTGAAATTTTAGGGGAACAGAATAAGCAGGTGCAGTCTGGTTCGGCGTTGTGTTTGGCTCGGGTTATTGATAATACTGCTTATCCTCCGACTACGATTTTGCATCGAATGTTGATTAGAACTGTTAAGTTTCTTAAGAATCCACACTTTTTGGCCAAACCAGCGGTCATTGAGTTGAATAGAAGTATTATTCAG GCAGGTGGTGCATCAACACCAAACTCCTTAAGTGCTGCAATGACTAGCATTCAAGAAGCTCTCAAGAGCAGTGATTGGGTCACACGTAAAGCTGCTTCTGCAGCATTAGGAGAAATAGCTTCAAGTGGTGGAGCTAATTATAGTTCTCTAAAGTCATCCTGTATATGTGCTCTTGAATCATGTCGCTTTGACAAG GTCAAGCCAGTTAGGGATACGGTGCTGCATGCCTTGCATCTCTGGAGAAGTTTAATAGGTTCGGATACACCTGCATGTTCAGATACAGGATCCTCTTTAAAAG AAACTTTTTCTGGAGGTGGCTATGGAGATATTAGTAGTACCAGTGAATCTACAACCAAAGCTGTTACATTTACAAAAGGTGGTTGTGATTCTGTTAAGAAAAGGAGTCCCCTCTCTTTACAAAAAGTTGGGCAAAAGACCAAAGAATTTTCTCACAGTTACAAGGAAAATGATTGGCAAGTAGAAATTGCAGTTCCTAAAAATCATAATTCTTATCTATCAGATACTCACAATGAAGAATCTGAAGGCAGTTCTGTTACTAAGACATTTGAATCGACTAGCAATGATATTTCTAGTACTCAATATATTGGGTTTGAGTATGTGCCGGTGGATGACAAACAAGAATCTTCATCAGTGTCTAATGTGACAAATGACAAGTTTGAAACTAAGCTGGTGCCAACTTTCCATAATAGTCGTTTGAGGGATCCAGTGGTAACCGAAACAGGAATAGGTAAGCAGTTCTTAAATGGAGAAGTCAGTGCAGATCAACAAAATCGTAAAGAAATTCGGGGAAGTCTTGACTCAGTAGTAACCATGTCAAGCTCTCAAACCATCAGCACCTGTTGCTTACAAACAGCAAATGATATGATAATGGTGCGAAAGCATCTTTTGGAGATCGAAAACAAACAATCAGAACTGTTAGATATGTTAAAG GTGTTTACCACCAACACAGCAGAAACTTTGTCCATGATACAGTTGAAAGTATCAGGTCTGGAAGATGTAGTTGGTAAAATGTCACAACTAAATGGTGGGAGATGCTACGATCTATCTGCTTCCAAACTTTCAAAGAGAAGCACCACTCTTGTTTCTCCTAGACTCTCTGTATGCACTCCTAGGCCGTCTGTTGAAATTTGTAATAAACAGCCCCCATTGCCTAAAAGGGGTAATGAGTTTTGTGAGGAGAAAACATCTGGCAGAAGCAAATTAAGAAGTTCTACTGAACAAGGAGTTTCCATGTGGACAGAAAGTAGAAATTCTGCTGCAGAAGGCACACATAAAAGCTCTAGGCAAGGAGTTGGTGGCAATCAAACAAAAAATCTTGGTTCTGCCGCAAATGCTAGACACTATTCATCAGAACCTAAAGATAGTCCATGGACACTTGTAATAGGCCATCTTTCGAAAGGTGACCTTGATGCTGCATATACAGAAGCTGTGCGATCTGGTGATGATCTTGTTCTGATTGAACTTCTTGAGAAAACTGGTCCTGTACTAGAAGATTTATCACAGAAGACGGCAAATGACGTACTCAGAACTTTAGCAACATACTTCTTGGAACAAAGATTTATTAATTCAATGATACCTTGGTTGCAACAG GTTGTGGACTTGAGTACTCTTCATGGACCAAATTACCTTGCTCTCTCGGCAAAAGCAAGGAGAGAATTTCTATTTGCAATTCAAGAAGCAGTGAATATAGATTTCTCCAGTTCTGCAGAGAGAAGATCTGTCACACAGCTAGTGATGAATCTGCACCAAATTTGGG GAAAATGCTCCTGA
- the LOC108218261 gene encoding beta-amyrin 28-monooxygenase-like, with product METTSFCISFFSLLLIIFFLFYYYCYRGQHSIDGKEGAPAPPGRWGWPVVGESLEFLSNGWKGEPEKFIFSRMSKYSSSVFKTYLLGEATVVMCGSDSNKFLFSNENKLVQAWWPSSVDKIFPFSKLQTSSNEEAIKMRKMLPNFLKPEALRQYVGIMDHITGKHFASEWENKDAVHVFPLTKKLTFWLACRIFINVEDPGEVAGLAKHFDVLATGILSVPIDLPGTPFRRAIKASNQLRKELIKIINQRKIDCSRLTKASEDILWHMLNTADDNGTYMNELDIADKILGLLVGGHDTASSACAFIVKYLIDLPHVYHGVYQEQMEIAELKGQGELLNWDDVQKMKYSWCVACEVLRLVPPLQGTFRQALTDFTFNGFSIPKGWKLYWNAHSTHKNPEFFSEPEIFDPSRFEGRGPAPYTFVPFGGGPRMCPGKEYARLEILVFIHHLVKRFRWEKLIADEEIVVNPFPVPANGLPVRLFPHNHRI from the exons ATGGAGACCACCTCTTTCTGCATCTCTTTCTTCTCCTTGCTGTTGATCATATTCTTCTTATTCTACTACTACTGCTACAGAGGACAGCATAGTATTGACGGAAAAGAGGGAGCACCCGCTCCTCCCGGGAGATGGGGATGGCCTGTCGTAGGAGAAAGCCTAGAGTTTTTGTCGAATGGGTGGAAAGGGGAGCCGGAGAAGTTCATATTCAGTCGGATGTCAAAATATTCGTCGTCTGTCTTCAAGACATACCTGCTTGGAGAAGCCACAGTGGTAATGTGCGGCTCTGATTCAAACAAATTCTTGTTTTCTAACGAGAACAAGCTGGTTCAAGCCTGGTGGCCGTCTTCTGTGGACAAGATATTCCCCTTTTCCAAGTTGCAGACATCTTCCAATGAAGAAGCCATCAAGATGCGGAAAATGCTACCAAACTTCTTGAAGCCGGAGGCATTGAGGCAGTACGTTGGGATCATGGATCACATCACTGGGAAACACTTCGCCTCTGAGTGGGAAAACAAGGACGCGGTCCATGTGTTCCCCCTCACCAAAAAACTCACCTTCTGGCTAGCTTGTCGAATCTTCATCAACGTGGAGGATCCCGGGGAAGTGGCTGGATTGGCAAAGCACTTCGATGTCCTTGCAACAGGAATACTGTCAGTCCCTATTGACCTCCCGGGGACACCATTCAGGAGAGCTATAAAGGCTTCAAATCAATTAAGGAAAGAGCTCATCAAGATCATAAACCAACGGAAGATTGACTGCAGCCGTCTGACAAAGGCCTCAGAAGATATATTGTGGCACATGTTGAATACAGCCGACGACAATGGAACATACATGAATGAGCTGGATATAGCCGACAAGATACTAGGGTTGCTGGTAGGGGGTCATGACACCGCGAGCTCTGCCTGTGCCTTCATTGTCAAGTATCTCATCGACCTCCCTCACGTTTATCACGGAGTCTACCAAG AACAAATGGAGATAGCGGAACTGAAAGGACAAGGAGAATTACTCAACTGGGATGATGTGCAGAAGATGAAGTACTCTTGGTGCGTCGCGTGTGAAGTCCTCAGACTGGTGCCTCCTCTCCAGGGAACTTTCAGACAAGCCTTGACGGATTTCACCTTCAATGGTTTCTCAATCCCGAAGGGATGGAAG CTTTACTGGAATGCTCACTCAACGCATAAAAACCCAGAATTCTTCTCAGAGCCTGAGATATTTGATCCATCGAGATTCGAAGGCAGAGGGCCAGCGCCATACACATTCGTTCCATTCGGAGGAGGGCCTAGAATGTGTCCGGGGAAAGAGTACGCGAGACTGGAGATACTGGTGTTTATTCACCACCTGGTGAAGAGATTCCGGTGGGAGAAGCTAATTGCTGACGAAGAAATTGTGGTAAATCCATTTCCAGTCCCAGCAAATGGCCTTCCTGTTCGACTCTTTCCTCACAACCACAGAATCTGA